In one window of Oscillospiraceae bacterium DNA:
- the rsfS gene encoding ribosome silencing factor, with amino-acid sequence MTENININEEEVVEIASTTDENDISPAEVEATARKIAQILYSKKAHDIQLLCVNRQTVLADYFVIAHGTSNTQVKALSDEVVYQLGLEGIECLRTEGYDSASWILLDFGSIIVHVFQKDTRDYFKLEKLWADADKVELELNLKSE; translated from the coding sequence ATGACCGAAAACATAAACATTAACGAAGAAGAAGTAGTGGAAATTGCGTCTACCACTGATGAAAACGATATTTCTCCCGCCGAGGTGGAAGCCACAGCGCGTAAAATAGCACAGATTCTTTACAGCAAAAAGGCGCACGATATACAGCTTTTATGCGTGAACCGACAAACTGTTCTGGCTGACTATTTTGTTATTGCACATGGTACATCCAACACACAGGTAAAGGCTCTCAGCGATGAGGTCGTTTATCAGTTGGGTCTAGAGGGCATTGAATGTCTGCGTACTGAGGGATATGACAGTGCGAGCTGGATACTGCTTGATTTCGGCTCCATAATAGTGCATGTTTTTCAGAAAGATACCCGTGATTATTTTAAGCTGGAAAAGCTCTGGGCAGATGCAGATAAGGTGGAACTTGAGCTCAATCTCAAAAGTGAATAA
- a CDS encoding Cof-type HAD-IIB family hydrolase yields MSEYKIVASDLDGTLLNSKSEITKENIDAINKLCQKGIFFVPSTGRTLSEIPSDIKNLSCIRYFIYANGAAVLDRTTGNRVLNCISDKDGRYIFDILKSFEAHVSFRTDGQCYVDSRFQNDADFEYYNVCEAHRVVVRNFAEYSDDFENISQNADDIEVISAFFHSYQDKIKCRELIEKNSALKAVEVSEYNLEIINTDAGKGNALGILSEMTGVPCERIISIGDSDNDSSIIKAAGLGLAVSNSCEELKIIADEIICSNDEHVVEYVLKHYA; encoded by the coding sequence ATGTCAGAATATAAAATTGTTGCAAGTGACCTTGACGGGACATTGCTGAATAGTAAATCCGAAATAACCAAAGAAAATATAGATGCCATAAACAAGCTCTGCCAAAAAGGCATTTTCTTTGTGCCCTCTACGGGACGAACCCTTTCGGAAATTCCGTCTGATATAAAAAATCTTTCTTGCATTCGTTATTTTATTTATGCCAACGGAGCGGCAGTTTTGGATCGTACAACAGGCAACAGAGTTCTTAATTGCATAAGCGATAAGGACGGGAGATATATTTTTGATATTCTCAAATCCTTCGAAGCTCATGTTTCGTTCCGCACAGATGGCCAATGCTATGTGGATTCAAGGTTTCAGAATGATGCCGATTTTGAATACTATAATGTTTGTGAGGCACATCGGGTTGTGGTGCGCAATTTTGCGGAATACTCCGATGACTTTGAAAATATCAGCCAAAACGCAGATGATATCGAAGTCATTTCTGCATTTTTTCACAGCTATCAAGACAAAATAAAATGCAGAGAACTTATAGAGAAAAACAGTGCGCTCAAAGCGGTTGAAGTAAGCGAATATAATCTTGAAATAATAAATACCGATGCAGGCAAGGGGAATGCTTTGGGTATTCTTTCGGAAATGACCGGCGTGCCGTGTGAGCGTATAATAAGTATCGGAGACAGTGATAATGACAGCAGTATTATAAAAGCGGCGGGATTGGGGCTTGCGGTTTCCAACAGTTGTGAAGAACTCAAAATAATCGCTGATGAAATTATCTGTTCTAACGATGAACACGTGGTAGAATATGTGCTGAAGCATTATGCATGA
- a CDS encoding YigZ family protein: MIIESYRTVAKEAKDEFTEKKSVFIGHAKPIETEDQALEYIRELNEFYKGAAHNCYAYVNKEGNVVRFSDNGEPQGTAGMPILEVIKREELCGIVIVVTRFFGGILLGAGGLVRAYSKAAKIAVDAAGITTFCPFTCFKISIDYTMYNKLMHDFEKYRVRCTDSVFDSNITLTLLVRSDRFDSYKEYLKDISGGKQEITDITTVYDNEEM; this comes from the coding sequence ATGATAATTGAAAGTTACCGTACCGTGGCTAAAGAAGCCAAGGATGAATTTACCGAAAAAAAGTCGGTTTTTATAGGTCATGCAAAGCCTATTGAAACCGAAGACCAGGCACTCGAATATATCCGTGAGCTCAACGAGTTTTATAAGGGTGCGGCGCATAATTGCTACGCATATGTGAATAAAGAGGGTAATGTGGTTCGTTTCAGCGACAACGGTGAGCCTCAGGGGACGGCGGGCATGCCAATATTGGAAGTTATAAAGCGTGAAGAACTTTGCGGTATAGTCATAGTGGTCACCCGATTTTTCGGAGGCATTCTTCTGGGCGCGGGCGGTTTGGTTCGCGCATATTCCAAAGCAGCAAAAATTGCCGTTGACGCGGCGGGAATAACTACATTTTGTCCTTTTACCTGTTTTAAAATATCTATTGATTATACTATGTACAATAAGCTCATGCATGATTTTGAAAAATACCGTGTGCGATGCACCGATTCTGTTTTTGACAGTAACATAACTCTCACACTGCTTGTACGTTCTGACCGTTTTGATTCGTACAAGGAATACTTAAAGGATATTTCGGGTGGTAAGCAGGAGATAACAGATATAACGACCGTATACGACAATGAGGAAATGTAA
- a CDS encoding DUF1508 domain-containing protein produces MGKFVIKNTATGFKFDLKSGNGETIATSEVYTTEAACINGVKSVKNNCVGEIEDQTVENFEKVKHPKFEVYADKAGEFRFRLKAKNGEVIATSEGYTSKAGCLNGIESVKKNAPEAEIVND; encoded by the coding sequence ATGGGTAAATTTGTTATCAAAAATACCGCCACCGGATTCAAATTCGATCTCAAATCCGGCAACGGCGAAACCATTGCCACTTCCGAGGTGTACACTACCGAAGCGGCTTGTATCAACGGTGTTAAAAGTGTTAAAAACAACTGTGTTGGCGAAATTGAGGATCAGACCGTTGAAAACTTTGAAAAAGTAAAGCATCCCAAGTTTGAAGTTTACGCTGACAAAGCAGGAGAATTCAGATTCCGTCTGAAAGCTAAGAACGGCGAAGTAATTGCCACTTCCGAAGGCTACACTTCCAAAGCCGGATGTCTCAACGGAATTGAAAGTGTCAAAAAGAATGCTCCCGAAGCTGAAATAGTTAACGACTGA
- the ftsY gene encoding signal recognition particle-docking protein FtsY → MGFFEKLKQGLTKTKESIVKQVDNLFKAFVKVDEDFLEELEELLILADLGVGVASEIIDKLREKIKDERLEDSEQVKSALKEILVESISAEDNSLKLDTKPSTVLVIGVNGVGKTTSIAKIANCLRQSGKKVQLAAADTFRAAAIEQLEVWANRAGVDIVKQSEGSDPAAVVFDAISSAKHNGTDVLVIDTAGRLHNKKNLMDELNKINRVIDRELPGCSREVLLVLDATTGQNAVNQAKEFKNAADITGIVLTKLDGTAKGGIVFSIKKELDIPVKYIGVGEKMEDLQPFVATDFVKALFDDEE, encoded by the coding sequence ATGGGTTTTTTTGAAAAATTAAAGCAGGGACTTACCAAAACAAAGGAAAGCATTGTCAAACAGGTGGATAACCTTTTCAAGGCTTTTGTTAAGGTAGACGAGGATTTTCTTGAAGAACTTGAGGAGCTTCTCATACTCGCGGATCTCGGTGTGGGTGTGGCGAGCGAAATAATTGATAAGCTTCGTGAAAAAATCAAGGACGAAAGACTGGAAGACAGCGAGCAGGTAAAATCTGCACTCAAAGAGATACTCGTTGAAAGCATAAGCGCGGAGGATAATTCTCTTAAACTGGATACCAAGCCTTCCACTGTTCTCGTAATAGGTGTAAACGGAGTAGGTAAGACTACTTCAATTGCAAAAATCGCTAATTGCCTCAGGCAAAGCGGTAAAAAGGTTCAGCTTGCTGCGGCGGATACCTTCCGCGCGGCAGCTATTGAACAGCTTGAGGTATGGGCAAACCGTGCCGGTGTGGACATTGTTAAGCAAAGTGAGGGCAGTGATCCCGCAGCGGTGGTGTTTGATGCAATTTCCTCAGCAAAGCATAACGGTACGGATGTTCTTGTTATAGATACTGCGGGACGTCTGCATAATAAAAAGAACCTGATGGATGAGCTTAACAAGATAAATCGCGTGATTGATCGTGAGCTTCCGGGGTGCTCCAGAGAGGTACTTTTAGTTCTGGATGCTACAACGGGTCAGAATGCTGTAAATCAGGCTAAGGAATTTAAAAATGCGGCTGATATAACCGGTATTGTACTCACCAAGCTGGACGGAACAGCCAAGGGCGGTATTGTTTTTTCAATAAAGAAAGAACTTGATATCCCCGTAAAATATATCGGCGTAGGTGAAAAAATGGAAGACCTTCAGCCTTTTGTTGCCACAGATTTTGTTAAAGCACTTTTTGACGACGAGGAATAG
- a CDS encoding XTP/dITP diphosphatase, translating to MKLVISSRNQKKIKELRKIFADSIPENTPELLSLDDIGFEGDVEENGTTFEENAMIKAKAIYDFCGLPVFADDSGICANALNGEPGIYSARYAGEDKNDEKNIDKLIEKLTDKSDKSGYFVCVVAYIDKNGKQHIFRGECHGTIIDTRMGENGFGYDPIFYLEEYKKTFAQIDADLKNKISHRAVAMDKFTQKIKKETEEQC from the coding sequence ATGAAATTGGTTATTTCATCAAGAAATCAGAAAAAAATCAAGGAACTCAGAAAAATATTTGCCGACAGCATTCCCGAAAACACTCCCGAGCTTCTTTCACTGGATGATATAGGCTTTGAGGGTGATGTTGAGGAAAACGGCACAACCTTTGAAGAAAATGCCATGATAAAGGCAAAGGCGATATATGATTTCTGCGGTCTGCCTGTGTTTGCGGACGACAGCGGAATATGTGCCAATGCATTAAACGGAGAACCCGGTATATACTCAGCAAGATATGCGGGCGAAGACAAGAATGACGAAAAGAATATTGATAAGCTTATTGAAAAGCTTACCGATAAATCCGATAAAAGCGGGTATTTTGTGTGCGTGGTTGCTTACATTGACAAAAACGGAAAACAGCATATTTTCCGCGGCGAGTGCCATGGTACAATAATTGATACGCGCATGGGTGAAAACGGTTTTGGATATGACCCTATATTTTACCTTGAAGAATATAAAAAGACCTTTGCACAGATAGATGCGGATTTGAAGAATAAAATCAGCCATCGAGCTGTGGCGATGGATAAGTTTACACAAAAAATAAAAAAGGAAACGGAAGAACAATGCTGA
- the hflX gene encoding GTPase HflX — protein sequence MESINKSDSIAPKAVLVSVILAGDSHVECDKSLDELEELLKTAGGETFARMIQLKDKPEPDTYIGSGKLSELDELCCNNEINLVVFDAELAPSQIRNIENALHNVSVIDRTMLILDIFASHAVTREGILQVEIAHLKYTAPRLVGKGKELSRLGGGIGTRGPGESKLETDRRHIKRRITTLEEELRELEKNRITQHSKRKKSGITSIAVAGYTNAGKSTLMNYITGAGILAEDKLFATLDPTTRKYVLPTAGEVLITDTVGFINNLPHHLVKAFKSTLDEVAYADIILLVSDASDPEVDMKLDVCRRLIDSLLSERGEPSKPIIYVFNKCDKVVPGTLEPFDAPVADSVYISAKTGEGCDDLIEKIESILSSVKRPLTLFFPHSMAGNEATVRRSCTVTDVEYTAEGIIMKVIADDKITGKYKDFIKYDN from the coding sequence ATGGAAAGTATAAATAAAAGTGACAGTATTGCTCCAAAGGCAGTGCTTGTAAGCGTAATTCTTGCAGGTGACTCTCACGTCGAATGTGATAAATCTCTGGATGAACTGGAGGAGCTTTTGAAAACCGCAGGCGGTGAGACCTTTGCACGCATGATCCAGCTTAAGGATAAGCCCGAGCCGGATACCTATATCGGAAGCGGAAAGCTTAGTGAGTTGGACGAGCTTTGCTGTAATAATGAAATAAATCTTGTGGTTTTTGATGCAGAGCTTGCACCGTCACAGATAAGAAATATAGAAAATGCTCTCCATAATGTCAGCGTGATTGACAGAACTATGCTGATACTTGATATATTCGCCTCTCACGCCGTAACGCGCGAGGGAATTTTGCAGGTTGAGATAGCACATCTGAAATACACCGCTCCAAGACTTGTCGGTAAAGGTAAAGAACTTTCAAGATTGGGCGGCGGAATTGGTACACGCGGACCGGGCGAATCAAAGCTTGAAACAGACAGACGCCATATAAAACGCCGGATAACCACACTTGAAGAAGAACTCAGAGAGCTTGAAAAGAACAGAATTACTCAGCATTCAAAACGCAAAAAGAGCGGAATTACCTCTATTGCCGTTGCGGGATATACCAATGCGGGAAAGTCTACACTTATGAATTATATCACAGGCGCGGGTATCCTTGCTGAAGATAAACTTTTTGCAACACTTGATCCCACCACCAGAAAATATGTACTTCCAACTGCAGGTGAGGTCCTCATTACTGATACCGTAGGTTTTATAAATAATCTTCCTCACCATCTTGTGAAAGCTTTTAAATCTACGCTTGATGAGGTGGCATATGCCGATATAATTCTCCTGGTAAGCGATGCCTCCGATCCCGAGGTTGATATGAAACTGGATGTGTGCCGCAGACTTATTGATTCGTTGCTGTCCGAACGCGGTGAACCTTCAAAGCCCATAATATATGTATTCAATAAATGCGACAAGGTGGTTCCCGGCACGCTTGAGCCATTTGATGCTCCGGTTGCGGACAGTGTATATATTTCCGCAAAAACGGGTGAGGGATGCGATGACTTGATCGAAAAAATAGAAAGTATACTCTCTTCGGTGAAAAGACCGCTGACACTGTTCTTCCCTCATTCTATGGCCGGAAACGAAGCAACTGTACGCCGTTCTTGTACCGTTACCGATGTGGAATATACGGCAGAAGGCATTATAATGAAAGTCATTGCCGATGATAAAATAACAGGCAAGTATAAGGATTTTATTAAGTATGATAATTGA
- the nadD gene encoding nicotinate (nicotinamide) nucleotide adenylyltransferase: MKKRFCVGIFGGSFNPPHLGHVRAAKSFCDAAQPDVLMVIPSFMPPHKVLDEVGADKRLEMARLAFSGVYGCVEISDCEITRGGKSYTLYTVQEILGKYPECDIALYVGSDMLMSFDTWHKAEELFRLCRLYVMPRFDDRVLLEQKAEQYRKEYNAEIVFIDGPFYEISSTQLRRAVKENDKLFLNENLPEDVLLYLQKEKLYLKG, translated from the coding sequence ATGAAGAAAAGATTTTGTGTGGGGATTTTCGGCGGCAGCTTTAATCCGCCGCATCTGGGACATGTACGCGCGGCGAAAAGCTTTTGCGATGCTGCACAGCCGGATGTTCTTATGGTAATTCCTTCATTTATGCCACCGCATAAAGTGCTGGACGAGGTGGGAGCCGATAAGCGACTTGAAATGGCGCGACTTGCGTTCAGCGGTGTTTACGGCTGTGTCGAAATTTCCGATTGCGAAATAACACGCGGCGGAAAAAGCTATACACTGTACACCGTGCAGGAAATACTCGGCAAATACCCCGAGTGTGATATCGCGTTGTACGTTGGAAGCGATATGCTTATGAGCTTTGATACCTGGCACAAGGCTGAGGAATTGTTCCGTCTGTGCAGGCTGTATGTTATGCCGCGTTTTGACGACCGGGTATTGCTTGAACAAAAGGCGGAGCAATACCGAAAAGAATATAATGCTGAAATAGTTTTTATCGACGGACCGTTTTACGAAATATCCTCCACTCAACTGCGCAGAGCCGTCAAAGAAAATGACAAGCTTTTTTTGAACGAAAATCTGCCGGAGGATGTACTTTTGTACTTACAAAAAGAAAAGCTTTACTTGAAAGGATAA
- the yhbY gene encoding ribosome assembly RNA-binding protein YhbY, whose translation MLTSKQRATLRSMANGMDTIFQLGKGGVCDNFIKQVDDALTARELIKLRILEASMYSAREAAEEIAPLVGAEVVQVIGTKFVLYRQNKEKPKIEI comes from the coding sequence ATGCTGACGAGTAAGCAAAGAGCAACTCTCCGCAGTATGGCAAACGGAATGGATACAATTTTCCAGCTCGGAAAAGGCGGAGTATGTGATAATTTTATAAAGCAGGTGGACGATGCCCTTACGGCACGCGAGCTTATAAAGCTTAGAATACTGGAAGCATCCATGTACAGCGCACGGGAGGCGGCAGAAGAAATAGCTCCTCTTGTTGGCGCTGAGGTGGTGCAGGTAATAGGAACAAAATTTGTCCTTTACCGTCAAAATAAAGAAAAACCGAAAATAGAGATTTAA
- a CDS encoding HD domain-containing protein gives MFLAGKIRERIKAELSPERVRHVFAVEEEAQALCKVLDCTEYYEDLSYAALLHDITKEKNYQEQLKLCDKYDIILSDEQRLSPKTIHAITAAAVAKNEYGMKSNICSAIRRHTTGHQEMNLFEKIIFIADYIEKTREESACRMAREQFYNEVACVDDIKSRYVALDRVVLLSLSQTIKYLAEKNLYINENTFKARNRLCLMLYPEKNNYQKKD, from the coding sequence ATGTTTTTAGCAGGCAAAATCAGAGAACGGATAAAAGCAGAACTTTCTCCGGAGCGTGTGCGTCACGTTTTTGCGGTTGAGGAGGAGGCTCAGGCTTTGTGTAAAGTTCTTGATTGTACTGAATATTATGAAGATCTGAGCTATGCCGCACTTCTTCATGACATAACAAAAGAGAAGAATTATCAAGAACAGTTGAAATTATGTGATAAATACGATATAATACTTTCGGATGAGCAGCGTCTGTCTCCAAAAACCATACATGCCATAACGGCTGCTGCGGTTGCAAAGAATGAATACGGAATGAAGTCCAATATATGTTCCGCTATCCGTCGCCACACCACGGGTCACCAGGAAATGAATTTGTTTGAAAAAATAATTTTCATTGCGGATTATATTGAGAAGACCCGCGAGGAAAGCGCATGTCGCATGGCGCGCGAGCAATTTTACAACGAAGTGGCTTGTGTGGATGATATAAAAAGTAGATATGTGGCACTTGACAGAGTTGTACTTTTGTCGTTGAGCCAGACAATAAAATACCTTGCTGAAAAGAATTTGTACATAAACGAAAATACATTCAAGGCAAGGAATCGTTTGTGTCTGATGCTTTACCCCGAAAAGAATAATTATCAGAAAAAGGATTGA
- a CDS encoding desulfoferrodoxin, whose protein sequence is MCENRFYICRHCGNIMGLIEDSGVAVECCGEPMEQLEASKNESGKEKHMPVVNISGDTVAVDVGSIAHPMENDHSIEWVYLQTDRGGHRKCLYAGDEPRVRFVLSEEKPEAVYAYCNNHGMWMKEI, encoded by the coding sequence ATGTGCGAAAACAGATTTTATATTTGCCGTCATTGCGGTAATATAATGGGCCTCATCGAAGATTCGGGTGTGGCTGTTGAGTGTTGTGGAGAGCCGATGGAACAGCTTGAAGCTTCAAAAAACGAGAGCGGCAAAGAAAAGCATATGCCTGTTGTGAACATTTCCGGTGATACCGTTGCGGTGGATGTCGGAAGCATTGCCCATCCAATGGAAAACGACCATAGCATTGAGTGGGTGTATCTGCAAACCGACCGCGGTGGTCACAGAAAATGTCTGTATGCAGGTGATGAGCCGCGTGTCCGGTTTGTTCTGAGCGAAGAAAAGCCCGAGGCTGTATACGCTTACTGCAACAATCACGGTATGTGGATGAAGGAAATATAA